One stretch of Clavelina lepadiformis chromosome 6, kaClaLepa1.1, whole genome shotgun sequence DNA includes these proteins:
- the LOC143463546 gene encoding uncharacterized protein LOC143463546 — protein MATQTAIPVTFAQAPQQQINHKNVIKLFAIFELLLGIVSIILGIVVVIILNSYSYLVYYYYASSIGEGVWCGIPILIAGILGIGAGSERSTVRMVNLHMGFSIVAAVAAGVLVCVGAVRADALTTTTSSLFGVWVAEAAVGFTSLFLLILSSVYCCRSTPYNCCGRCCADQQTPVSAGQQTTQVMTQQPVVSLHNSKALPMQVVTDGTSTPAAIATAPAGYYLQQPVQQPVPQAVYPASKPVFASSGYVAPPTTKSEPLN, from the exons ATGGCAACACAAACTGCGATTCCAGTCACCTTTGCGCAAGCGCCACAACAGCAGATCAACCACAAGAATGTTATCAAACTGTTCGCT ATTTTCGAGTTACTTCTGGGCATCGTAAGCATTATCCTTGGGATTGTTGTCGTCATAATTCTCAATTCTTACTCCTACCTCGTCTATTATTACTATGCCTCGTCCATCGGGGAAGGAGTCTGGTGCGGTATTCCG ATCTTGATTGCTGGAATACTTGGAATAGGTGCGGGCAGTGAGAGATCTACTGTGCGTATG GTCAACCTTCACATGGGCTTCAGTATTGTAGCAGCGGTGGCCGCTGGGGTCCTAGTTTGCGTCGGTGCAGTTCGAGCAGATGCATTGACGACCACA ACCTCGTCCTTGTTTGGAGTCTGGGTGGCTGAAGCTGCGGTCGGCTTCACAAGCCTTTTCTTGCTCATATTGAGTTCCGTTTACTGCTGCCGCTCCACACCATACAACTGCTGTGGAAGATGCTGCGCTGACCAACAG ACGCCAGTTTCAGCTGGACAGCAAACAACGCAAGTTATGACGCAACAACCAGTAGTTTCCCTGCAca ATTCCAAAGCATTGCCAATGCAAGTCGTCACTGATGGAACATCAACACCAGCTGCCATAGCAACGGCACCAGCTGGTTACTACCTTCAACAACCAGTACAGCAACCAGTCCCGCAAGCAGTCTATCCAGCTTCAAAACCAGTGTTTGCCAGCAGTGGTTACGTTGCTCCACCTACCACGAAAAGCGAACCACTGAattga
- the LOC143463545 gene encoding uncharacterized protein LOC143463545: protein MSAIHYKFSSSNEYKNITFDGLNVSLLDLKKAIMEKQKLKSTELDLHITNAQTLQVYKDEAALIPKNTAVLVRRVPLGPVRSSKVYVVKKNLSTAYTAVSSQKVTHENDVAPKMSLEELTKTSNLAEANASEEDKMKAAIVQSTSDYDPANFVRPPRYGSYKFPNQPSSSLPSHVRCYRCNQAGHYSPNCPQPKTEAVRQIHHATGIPGTQMVEVNKDAKGAMLSRDGKYVVPVLDKRGYEVGKKERPPFVPAPASVQEEEEEPIPDELICLLCKDLLIDAVVIPCCGNSYCDECIRNELLDSDSHQCPTCQKSGISPDSLIANKFLRQAVNKFRNDTGIVKRRSNTPVWPRPAPADPNKVKKVATPQMKVTYGPPQGKAIVDRKVIATGGYVVKAKSEQIAVKLAKRAPEGGSGSPRDPTQPIRIKFGLKDEKPEEVSQSVESTPRDGESAVVVSQPIAQSTPAVSETSGTPQSDVYTFNSTPDSGEQKPPANVSEPLPPGISPPVAKVVRPLMETSRSSTPTGEITTEQNLSGIQPLTQPSAEINETDEAKSGITPPNGESSEQLTTAAVSNLAVEVNEVGSESPITDPVPPPSTQNDSAPSLNGDVEDKELDEASIDINDTLNSSKPDVGNPPQVSSAPTPPLLIPPTQPPLNIPMSMPQPNIAVPPPNIVPSVTPITIPPPSILHVPPALVPPSLAGLPPPPVSSSALYQHPPPPFPFPFPMPPPGSSRFPPLGFPPIPSSLPPPGMSIPSLVKAPPSGLELPSQPPGTDGFSSVKASEFSERRLAGHDRPSPLDDKSPRRRSEKRSNKSKLDIMSDEFAQKLSKSRSSGHRRRRRGRSRSRSPSSRSSYSSSYSSGSRSSSYSSYSSRSWSSHSSRGRSRSAIRKRRRHQKRSKHSSRGRRRRSWSGSSRGRSDRSPSYSRKQNSKYKRGERSPRKKKRRDRKLSPRRRSQSYSRSPRRRPQPLQASRGRRGSPGLLWLPRQQEPIHPPTAFPSIPVIGSGDASIPGLPSKEAADFERDQALYAHYRQAYERDWYERGVMPPPPYDRFIQSRYSKSPSPPGTGPTSILGNPPFPPPPMLNPPQHPYNARFPPPPFINPGGRLPHERLLPHAPQPGMPPNDPFLNFPRAPDPAMRLSPRSQRRYDDDRRRNMDRPSRGHYRDDRGWDQRRRGNYDERGRKRGSNRGMSPDRSSRGSRRSRPASGPEQDGDGTPVRDERPPPEEVDLPQRKQPTTTRRAGDLPKVGKKPTRRENKSSRSKPQESSKSEKRETRKVKVRSESEKKDKTSSSQVTGKLPAKSTGDGKFDKQAVPLYNDSELPPSKEDKMEEIKESKLTDEPIPLKDSSKTPTIVKKETSKLSSPAHEETDDVPAVKDKNRVAPDDKGLDNKGTDLVKQEFQDFERMSQSDEVEFKSRKKSEESLSSPKASDAAKEKLPAKDKSASAVRSTKKGKSSRPAAAEISEKKEEEESDVVDVMRKPRASKNKARDANHEKMKWKPMASSSIVSYSTESPAESDDAPRREKSDGDEKKLIEYDGTGPPPTGDEMVKLTIPKSKWEDSEDETSQASSSRMVVKKAEEKPTKGRRIRIKRKPPPVNETVKSESAQLEVKNAPKMKAAEDNITDARMVITLRRNSKHDEDSTASAGRRVSLGNADEANFVPDYSGDEPTAPLRSPEKTVVAVKGKQVKVTAMRSSSQDSEGRSKEDVLSDLSEDHSSEKAAKKQSKKKKKKKKKHKLRQEEDVDKSPKEEESKKRANVSDDEKKRRKKSRKLEEEPIRSKRKLDEDEPRDRKRRRRSLEESRELTSSSSRKDYSRDKHNRDQVRHRHRDESADRRAKKRDLRRNSRSRERSHGDYHGKKQKKERKQKRRRHSRSSYTSHDDD, encoded by the exons AAGCAGCTTTGATCCCAAAAAACACGGCAGTTCTCGTACGTCGTGTTCCATTGGGACCCGTGAGAAGTTCAAAGGTTTATGTTGT GAAAAAGAATCTTTCCACTGCATACACAGCTGTTAGTTCCCAAAAAGTCACTCAC GAAAACGATGTTGCACCGAAAATGTCCCTGGAAGAACTCACCAAG ACCAGCAATCTTGCCGAAGCCAATGCTTCAGAGGAGGACAAGATGAAGGCTGCGATCGTCCAATCCACCAGCGACTATGACCCTGCCAA ttttgttcgTCCTCCTCGATATGGGAGTTACAAATTCCCCAATCAGCCATCTTCATCGCTACCAAGCCATGTTCGTTGTTATCGATGCAACCAGGCCGGCCATTACTCACCAAATTGTCCACAACCAAAG ACGGAGGCGGTCCGGCAGATCCACCATGCGACTGGCATCCCTGGCACGCAGATGGTCGAAGTGAACAAAGATGCGAAGGGAGCAATGCTCTCCAGAGATGGAAAATATGTCGTGCCAGTCCTGGACAA GAGAGGTTATGAGGTTGGGAAGAAAGAGCGCCCCCCATTTGTTCCAGCTCCAGCATCCGTGCaggaagaggaggaggagccGATCCCGGATGAGCTGATCTGTCTCCTCTGCAAGGATCTCCTCATCGATGCAGTGGTCATCCCGTGTTGTGGAAACAGCTACTGCGATGAAT GTATAAGAAATGAACTCCTGGATTCAGATTCTCATCAGTGTCCAACTTGCCAGAAGTCCGGCATCTCACCAGATTCCCTCATTGCAAATAAATTCTTACGCCAG GCTGTCAATAAATTTCGCAACGACACAGGAATAGTCAAGAGAAGATCTAACACCCCCGTGTGGCCCAGACCGGCTCCGGCCGACCCCAATAAAGTGAAAAAAGTCGCGACCCCGCAGATGAAGGTCACATATGGTCCACCTCAGGGCAAAGCCATTGTAGACCGCAAGGTCATTGCTACGGGTGGTTATGTGGTGAAAGCAAAATCTGAGCAAATTGCCGTCAAGCTTGCAAAGCGGGCACCTGAGGGCGGCAGTGGCTCACCACGTGATCCAACTCAGCCAATCAGGATCAAGTTTGGGTTGAAAGACGAGAAACCTGAAGAAGTAAGCCAAAGTGTCGAGTCAACACCTCGCGATGGTGAGTCAGCAGTTGTGGTAAGCCAGCCGATTGCGCAATCAACTCCTGCAGTCTCGGAGACGAGCGGAACTCCACAGAGCGATGTTTACACATTCAACTCCACTCCTGACAGCGGAGAACAGAA ACCGCCAGCAAATGTGAGCGAGCCCCTCCCTCCCGGGATATCTCCCCCAGTGGCCAAAGTTGTTCGGCCGTTGATGGAAACATCGAG ATCTTCAACACCGACCGGTGAAATAACGACGGAGCAGAACCTGTCAGGCATCCAACCCCTCACACAACCGTCTGCTGAAATTAACGAGACAGATGAAGCAAAGTCAGGCATTACGCCACCTAATGGTGAAAGCAGTGAGCAACTTACGACGGCAGCTGTAAGCAATCTTGCTGTCGAAGTCAATGAGGTTGGAAGTGAGTCACCAATCACTGACCCGGTGCCTCCCCCATCGACACAAAATGATTCTGCGCCATCGCTCAATGGTGATGTTGAAGACAAAGAACTTGACGAAGCATCCATAGACATCAATGATACTTTGAATTCATCGAAACCTGACGTTGGAAATCCTCCACAAGTTTCCTCAGCACCAACCCCACCCCTTCTTATTCCCCCCACACAGCCCCCACTGAACATCCCGATGAGCATGCCCCAGCCAAATATCGCCGTCCCGCCTCCGAACATTGTCCCATCGGTGACCCCCATCACCATCCCCCCTCCTTCCATCCTGCATGTGCCCCCTGCATTGGTACCCCCCAGTCTGGCCGGCCTGCCCCCACCTCCG GTTTCGTCATCAGCTCTCTACCAACATCCGCCTCCTCCATTTCCGTTTCCATTCCCCATGCCACCTCCAGGATCCTCGCGGTTCCCCCCACTGGGATTTCCCCCGATCCCCTCCTCACTGCCACCCCCCGGGATGTCGATCCCTTCTCTTGTGAAAGCTCCACCTAGTG GTCTTGAACTTCCGTCGCAACCTCCAGGCACCGATGGGTTCTCATCTGTCAAGGCCAG CGAGTTCTCGGAGAGGCGGCTGGCTGGACACGACAGACCTTCCCCGCTCGATGATAAATCTCCACGAAGAAGAAGTGAGAAACGATCGAACAAATCCAAGCTGGATATTATGTCTGATGAATTTGCTCAAAAACTGAGTAAATCTCGCTCATCAGGACATCGTCGTCGTCGTCGAGGGAG ATCTCGTTCCCGGAGTCCGTCCTCCAGATCATCTTACTCATCAAGTTACTCTTCTGGCTCCCGATCCTCATCGTACTCCTCTTACTCCAGCCGATCCTG GTCGAGTCATTCCTCGAGGGGTCGTTCGAGGTCAGCTATACGAAAAAGACGCCGACATCAGAAACGATCAAAGCACTCATCGAGGGGGAGACGACGGAGGTCATGGTCAGGTTCGTCGCGGGGTCGAAGCGACAGGAGTCCAAGTTATTCTCGAAAGCAAAACAGCAAGTACAAGAGGGGAGAGAGAAGCCCCCGAAAAAAGAAAAG GAGAGATAGAAAGCTTTCACCTCGGAGACGAAGTCAAAGTTATTCACGATCACCACGAAGGCGACCTCAACCACTGCAAGCCAGCAGAGGGCGCCGTGGCTCCCCAGGATTGTTGTGGCTTCCACGCCAACAAGAGCCGATTCACCCCCCCACTGCCTTCCCATCCATCCCTGTGATTGGGAGTGGTGATGCCAGCATCCCTGGACTTCCATCAAAGGAAGCAGCGGATTTTGAGAGAGATCAGGCGCTCTACGCTCACTACAGGCAGGCTTATGAACGGGACTGGTACGAGAGGGGGGTCATGCCCCCTCCCCCGTATGATCGCTTCATCCAGTCCCGCTACTCCAAGTCACCTTCGCCACCCGGGACTGGACCCACCTCTATTCTGGGTAATCCCCCTTTTCCTCCCCCTCCCATGCTGAACCCTCCCCAGCATCCATACAATGCAAGATTTCCCCCTCCCCCGTTCATTAACCCTGGTGGGAGATTACCCCACGAACGTTTGCTGCCCCACGCACCTCAACCTGGGATGCCTCCGAACGATCCTTTCCTCAACTTCCCTCGAGCTCCTGATCCCGCCATGCGCCTATCTCCACGATCTCAACGTCGCTATGACGACGATAGAAGGAGGAACATGGACCGACCTTCCCGGGGCCATTACAGGGATGACCGAGGCTGGGACCAGCGTCGTCGTGGTAACTACGATGAGAGAGGTCGAAAGCGTGGTAGTAATCGAGGAATGAGTCCAGATCGATCCTCCAGAGGAAGTAGGAGGAGTCGCCCAGCATCAGGTCCAGAGCAGGATGGTGATGGTACTCCCGTTCGTGACGAACGTCCTCCTCCTGAGGAAGTTGATCTTCCGCAGAGGAAGCAGCCGACGACCACAAGAAGAGCCGGAGATTTACCAAAAGTTGGGAAAAAGCCAACCAGGAGGGAGAACAAGTCGAGTCGATCGAAGCCGCAGGAGTCGAGCAAGTCGGAAAAGAGAGAGACGAGGAAAGTGAAAGTGAGGTCGGAAAGTGAGAAGAAAGACAAGACTTCTTCTTCACAAGTCACCGGCAAACTACCTGCCAAGTCTACTGGTGATGGCAAATTTGACAAGCAAGCTGTGCCTCTGTACAATGATTCTGAACTGCCCCCATCAAAAGAAGATAAAATGGAGGAAATCAAAGAATCAAAATTGACAGATGAGCCAATTCCTCTAAAGGACTCCTCCAAGACTCCGACTATTGTGAAAAAGGAAACTTCCAAGTTGTCCTCTCCTGCTCATGAAGAGACAGATGATGTGCCGGCAGTGAAGGACAAGAATCGTGTAGCTCCAGATGACAAGGGACTGGACAACAAGGGAACAGATCTTGTCAAGCAGGAGTTCCAGGATTTTGAGAGGATGAGTCAGTCCGATGAAGTTGAGTTTAAATCTCGTAAGAAGTCAGAGGAGTCCCTTTCATCACCAAAAGCATCGGATGCTGCCAAAGAGAAACTTCCCGCAAAAGATAAATCTGCTTCAGCCGTTCGTTCCACAAAGAAAGGCAAATCTTCAAGACCTGCAGCAGCAGAGATATCTGAaaagaaagaagaagaagaatcGGATGTAGTTGATGTTATGAGGAAGCCCAGAGCTTCAAAGAACAAAGCCCGGGATGCAAATCATGAAAAGATGAAGTGGAAACCAATGGCGTCTTCATCGATCGTGAGCTACAGCACGGAATCCCCAGCAGAGAGTGATGATGCCCCGCGTCGAGAGAAGAGCGACGGTGATGAGAAGAAGCTGATTGAGTACGATGGCACTGGCCCCCCACCCACTGGGGATGAGATGGTGAAGCTCACCATCCCAAAGTCAAA GTGGGAGGACTCAGAAGATGAGACGAGTCAAGCAAGCTCCTCCAGGATGGTCGTAAAGAAAGCAGAGGAGAAACCGACCAAGGGACGAAGAATCCGGATTAAAAGGAAGCCACCTCCAGTGAATGAAACTGTGAAGAGCGAATCTGCCCAGTTGGAGGTGAAGAATGCTCCCAAGATGAAGGCCGCGGAGGACAACATCACCGATGCTCGGATGGTGATTACGCTCCGGCGAAACTCAAAACATGATGAGGATTCTACCGCCTCTGCTGGAAGAAGAGTGTCGCTGGGGAATGCCGATGAAGCCAACTTTGTCCCGGATTACAGTGGAGATGAACCAACTGCTCCATTGCGTTCCCCGGAGAAGACGGTTGTCGCGGTGAAGGGGAAGCAGGTGAAGGTCACGGCGATGAGGTCGTCGAGCCAGGACAGCGAGGGAAGGTCAAAGGAGGACGTGTTGTCGGACTTAAGCGAAGATCATTCTTCTGAGAAAGCTGCCAAGAAACAatcaaagaaaaagaagaagaaaaagaaaaagcacAAGCTTCGTCAGGAGGAAGATGTTGATAAAAGTCCAAAGGAGGAAGAGAGCAAGAAAAGAGCAAACGTGTCCGATGACGAAAAGAAACGTCGGAAGAAGAGTCGGAAGCTCGAGGAGGAGCCAATAAGATCAAAGCGGAAGCTTGACGAAGATGAACCGCGTGACAGGAAACGCCGTCGACGATCGCTGGAAGAATCGCGCGAACTGACGTCATCATCATCGCGGAAAGATTACTCACGTGACAAACATAATCGCGATCAAGTACGTCATCGACATCGAGATGAATCAGCAGACAGAAGAGCAAAGAAACGTGACCTAAGACGTAATTCTCGGTCACGTGAGCGTTCCCATGGAGACTACCACGGCAAGAAGCAGAAGAAGGAACGGAAGCAGAAGCGACGACGTCATTCCCGCAGCTCCTACACTTCCCATGATGACGATTGA
- the LOC143461933 gene encoding uncharacterized protein LOC143461933 encodes MATNTQQFVTVTTTHPMQEIKNKNVILGLGVVEFILGAISIGLGAFLCVKFGYSSILGQGIWCGIWFIVAGSLGMAAGGKSAGVRLINVHMGFSIWGSVAAGSMTCVSGWYAAYFPVILGIQDTYTYEAVASEFLGTVVPVFTVSAVIGFIAFILLIVSAAYCCGSTPYNCCSCCCAQSYAQPHPMQTVYTQQTFEPADNQATVYPPQNPAQANQPQVAPGKYAPLYNQA; translated from the exons ATGGCAACCAACACGCAACAATTTGTTACCGTGACAACCACTCATCCTATGCAAGAGATTAAGAACAAAAATGTCATCTTGGGTCTTGGG GTCGTGGAGTTTATTCTTGGCGCGATCAGCATCGGTTTGGGCGCGTTCTTATGTGTAAAGTTTGGTTATTCCTCGATACTTGGGCAAGGCATCTGGTGTGGAATATGG TTCATCGTCGCTGGATCGCTCGGTATGGCTGCAGGTGGCAAATCAGCCGGAGTCAGACTG ATAAACGTGCACATGGGATTCAGTATTTGGGGCTCAGTGGCGGCCGGAAGCATGACTTGTGTCAGTGGATGGTACGCCGCTTATTTCCCAGTCATACTTGGTATACAAGACACTTACACGTATGAAGCTGTAGCATCTGAATTTTTG GGAACTGTTGTTCCCGTCTTCACTGTGTCTGCTGTCATCGGCTTCATCGCCTTCATCCTGCTGATTGTTAGTGCCGCTTACTGCTGTGGCTCCACTCCTTATAACTGCTGCTCATGCTGCTGCGCTCAG TCTTACGCACAGCCCCATCCCATGCAGACTGTCTACACTCAACAGACATTTGAGCCAGCTG ACAACCAAGCCACCGTCTACCCGCCCCAGAACCCAGCACAAGCCAACCAGCCCCAAGTTGCTCCTGGAAAATACGCCCCACTTTATAACCAGGCTTGA
- the LOC143461929 gene encoding ribosomal protein S6 kinase alpha-5-like, which produces MTSDSLSIILPVTQANLTGHVEKVGLESFSLLKVLGTGAYGKVFLVRKVCGHDQGTLYAMKVLKKASIITKPKTTEHTMTERQVLEAVRQSPFLVTLHYAFQTNSRLHLILDYVNGGELFTHLNIREKFTPSEVQVFSAEILLALEHLHKLGIVYRDIKLENILLDSDGHIVLTDFGLSKEFLNEGERTFSFCGTIEYMAPEVIKSNGIGHDFAVDFWSLGVLIYELLTGASPFTVEGERNSQAEVSRRILYKNPPIPQRVPSTALDLIFKLLDKNPRHRLGCGASGVEEIKSHQFYKGLDWDRLSRKDIPAPFKPAISGDMDTSNFAEEFTHMPADYSPAPTPAANLGCPFKGYSFVAPSVVFGRQHVLTDELLLPQRDNGQPSSSSLHKMAAESRDSEFFSLYKLDMKSEPLGDGSFSVVRRCTEISSGKEFAVKIISRRWELRLKHELRSLTQCQGHPNIVRLHNVYDDKHHYYLVLELLHGGELLSRIRKRSKFTEAEASVIMKQIVSAVAHMHARGVVHRDLKPENMIFAHPWKELSTDLECSFLHLKIVDFGFARSKPQTGAAMPMKTPVFTLQYAAPEVLDVSAFTGGSSLSIGYDESCDLWSIGVIMYALLSGEVPFVSNGKSLHAAEIMTRIRRGDFNFESPSWLNVSDEAQRLVHGLLTVDPKSRLKITDLESSPWIQGSCAPTTPLLSPQVLSPGPRLPTSFKATLKAFHMAAKDGFQLSAVNNAPLAQRRNRKRTRKRNASTSSDTRSSSGSNESVVVTSAGSTVTSTCSTPTTPTIDGGELLLVDPNLHCHHVEIVTSPVAKQPRTSELSVFVPDMHEREASRRDSTGSSLKHTLTGDDFCSSLRSSSSDSVDAISRQTSESGYGTHTESSPPFVGVKPHAEATSRRFEQVKDRL; this is translated from the exons ATGACCTCAGATAGCCTTTCAATCATCTTACCTGTCACTCAAG caaatttgaCCGGACATGTTGAGAAGGTCGGCCTCGAGAGTTTTTCCCTTTTGAAGGTTCTTGGCACTGGAG CGTATGGGAAAGTGTTTCTGGTCAGAAAGGTTTGTGGCCATGACCAGGGCACCCTGTATGCAATGAAGGTTCTGAAGAAAGCGTCGATCATAACAAAACCTAAAACGACAGAACACACAATGACAGAGAGACAA GTTTTGGAAGCTGTCAGGCAATCTCCATTCCTCGTCACGTTGCATTACGCATTTCAAACCAATTCTAGGCTTCACCTCATTCTCG ATTATGTCAACGGGGGAGAGCTATTCACTCATTTAAATATCCGCGAGAAATTTACTCCGTCAGAAGTTCAGGTGTTCAGCGCCGAGATCTTGCTGGCCCTTGAGCATTTACACAAG CTTGGAATCGTGTATCGGGACATCAAACTGGAAAACATTCTCCTGGATTCAGACGGACACATCGTGCTCACAGACTTCGGCCTGAGCAAGGAGTTCCTGAATGAG GGAGAAAGAACCTTTTCCTTCTGTGGCACCATAGAGTACATGGCTCCAGAAGTCATAAAGAGCAATGGGATTGGCCATGACTTCGCCGTTGACTTCTGGAGCCTTGGCGTGCTCATCTATGAATTGCTGACTGGCGCATCGCCGTTCACTGTCGAAGGAGAAAGGAATTCTCAAGCAGAAGTGTCGAG GCGGATATTATACAAGAACCCTCCGATCCCACAAAGAGTTCCGTCTACTGCTCTTGATTTAATCTTTAAGCTTCTGGATAAAAATCCGAGACATCGACTCGGATGTGGAGCATCTGGAGTCGAGGAGATCAAGAGTCATCAATTCTACAAG GGCCTGGATTGGGATCGATTGTCGAGGAAGGACATCCCGGCCCCATTCAAACCGGCAATCTCGGGCGACATGGACACAAGTAACTTCGCAGAGGAGTTCACCCACATGCCGGCTGATTACTCACCTGCTCCGACCCCTGCAGCGAACCTCGGGTGCCCTTTCAAG GGCTACTCGTTTGTTGCTCCCTCGGTGGTATTTGGACGGCAGCACGTCCTCACAGACGAACTTCTTCTTCCTCAGCGCGACAACGGCCAGCCCTCCTCCAGCTCTCTACACAAGATGGCAGCAGAGAGCAGGGACAGTGAGTTCTTCTCACTGTACAAGCTGGACATGAAGAGCGAGCCGCTCGGGGATGGAAGCTTCTCCGTGGTCCGGCGCTGCACTGAAATCTCAAGCGGGAAGGAGTTTGCCGTTAAGATCATCAGCAGGAG GTGGGAGCTTCGTCTGAAACATGAACTGAGGTCATTGACCCAATGTCAAGGTCATCCTAACATTGTCAGACTTCATAACGTCTATGACGATAAG CACCACTACTACCTCGTACTTGAACTGCTCCATGGTGGGGAGTTGTTGTCACGGATACGGAAGAGGTCAAAGTTCACGGAGGCAGAGGCGAGCGTGATTATGAAGCAGATCGTGTCAGCAGTGGCACACATGCACGCACGAGGAGTTGTGCATCGGGATCTCAAACCCGAG AACATGATTTTCGCACATCCATGGAAAGAGCTCAGCACTGACCTCGAGTGTTCATTCCTTCATCTCAAGATCGTTGACTTTGGTTTTGCACGGTCGAAACCCCAGACTGGGGCAGCTATGCCAATGAAAACGCCAGTGTTCACTTTGCAGTACGCTGCCCCCGAGGTCTTGGACGTGTCTGCGTTCACCGGTGGCAGTTCGTTGAGCATTGGGTATGACGAGTCATGTGACCTCTGGAGTATCGGCGTCATCATG TATGCGCTCCTCTCTGGGGAAGTCCCCTTCGTAAGCAACGGCAAGAGCCTCCACGCTGCTGAGATAATGACCAGGATAAGAAGAGGAGACTTCAACTTCGAGTCGCCGTCGTGGTTGAATGTGTCAGACGAGGCTCAACGACTCGTGCATG GCTTGCTCACTGTTGATCCCAAGTCACGTCTCAAGATCACTGACTTGGAAAGTAGTCCCTGGATCCAGGGCTCTTGTGCCCCAACAACCCCATTGTTAAGTCCCCAGGTACTTTCCCCAGGACCCCGGCTACCGACCTCGTTCAAAGCAACCCTGAAAGCTTTCCACATGGCGGCCAAGGACGGCTTCCAACTGTCCGCTGTCAACAACGCCCCCCTCGCTCAACGTCGCAACCGGAAGCGAACTCGGAAAAGAAACGCAAGCACCAGCTCCGACACTAGGAGCAGCAGTGGGTCAAATGAGAGCGTCGTTGTGACGTCAGCGGGAAGCACGGTCACCTCGACTTGCTCCACCCCCACCACGCCCACCATCGACGGAGGGGAGCTCCTTCTCGTCGACCCCAACCTTCACTGCCACCACGTTgagattgtgacgtcacctgtTGCTAAGCAACCGAGGACTAGCGAACTTTCTGTTTTCGTGCCCGACATGCATGAGCGAGAAGCGTCCAGGCGTGACTCAACCGGTTCATCGCTTAAACACACACTGACTGGAGATGACTTTTGTTCCTCGTTGCGGAGTTCATCATCGGACAGTGTGGACGCAATTTCAAGACAGACCTCCGAATCTGGGTATGGGACCCACACAGAATCCAGCCCCCCCTTCGTCGGGGTTAAACCCCACGCTGAGGCGACTAGTCGCAGATTTGAACAGGTCAAAGATAGATTATGA